One region of Bacteroidales bacterium genomic DNA includes:
- a CDS encoding lysophospholipase, producing MEQNNFTISSEDNIQLFVYSWLPDDMTSVKGVFQIVHGKAEHAGRYHDFASYLTNHSFAVFAGDLRGHGKTAGNVENTGFIAKKNGWKLILSDLLVINNHIQNAYPGKPLILLGHSMGSFYSRAYTDLHPDTVSAVILSGTAWQPLWLLNFGLLVAKLQIIFKGHRNRSRLLEFLSTGKLNNRFKPVQTPFDWLCSNPETCKKYKSDPYCGYDCTSSLFTDLFHVLKYIQKPSLYSKTQKNIPILIFSGAMDGVGDFSKGPIKFSNFLKEKNFSNVTLKLYPDGRHEMLNEKNKEEVYSDVVTWTDTNISSHK from the coding sequence ATGGAGCAAAATAATTTCACAATAAGTAGCGAAGACAATATACAATTATTTGTTTATTCGTGGCTACCTGATGACATGACGAGTGTAAAAGGTGTTTTTCAGATAGTGCACGGCAAAGCCGAACATGCCGGGCGTTATCATGATTTTGCCTCTTATCTTACAAATCATAGCTTCGCTGTTTTTGCCGGCGACCTCCGCGGACACGGAAAAACCGCAGGTAACGTTGAAAACACCGGCTTTATTGCTAAAAAAAATGGATGGAAATTGATTCTCAGCGACCTGTTAGTTATCAACAATCATATTCAAAACGCTTACCCCGGGAAGCCTCTGATATTGCTCGGGCATAGTATGGGTTCCTTTTACAGCCGTGCTTATACTGACTTGCATCCCGATACTGTATCGGCAGTTATTTTATCAGGCACAGCATGGCAACCCTTATGGCTGCTTAACTTTGGTTTGCTCGTTGCCAAACTTCAAATTATTTTCAAAGGCCACAGAAACCGCAGCCGGCTGCTGGAGTTTTTATCTACAGGAAAACTGAATAACAGGTTCAAGCCCGTACAAACCCCATTCGACTGGTTATGCAGCAACCCTGAAACCTGTAAAAAATACAAATCTGACCCTTATTGTGGTTATGACTGTACCTCATCTCTTTTCACAGATTTGTTTCATGTTCTGAAATACATTCAAAAGCCGTCTTTATACTCAAAAACACAAAAAAACATTCCCATACTGATTTTTTCAGGGGCTATGGACGGTGTGGGAGATTTTTCAAAAGGACCGATAAAATTCAGTAACTTCCTGAAAGAAAAAAATTTCTCAAATGTTACATTGAAACTATATCCTGATGGAAGGCACGAGATGCTGAACGAAAAAAACAAAGAAGAAGTTTATTCTGATGTTGTTACGTGGACAGACACAAACATATCTTCGCACAAATAA
- a CDS encoding lysoplasmalogenase, whose translation MIFSDYKVVINLILLFIFICVAIGNILGCGLHKIKWVHITKPLLMPLLLIYYLLNAPQAESYLIIALIFAFLGDVFLLWPHKKAFFTFGLVFFLAMQVLYLIFIITHQIDFSKSNQLMIWAAILFMILAFIIYAKLFKHLRKMKIPLLVYTLVIIAVAYFCFLNFAATMNVVFALQFAGAVFFIISDTILAFDSFKKPLHFANVWIMSTYITAQLLLFIGFMNS comes from the coding sequence ATGATATTTTCTGATTACAAAGTAGTAATAAATCTTATACTGCTTTTTATTTTCATTTGTGTAGCCATAGGCAACATACTGGGCTGTGGATTACATAAAATCAAATGGGTGCATATCACAAAACCTTTACTTATGCCCCTATTGCTCATTTATTACCTCTTAAACGCCCCCCAGGCGGAGAGTTATCTTATCATAGCATTAATATTTGCTTTTCTTGGAGATGTTTTTCTTTTATGGCCTCATAAAAAAGCATTTTTCACTTTCGGGCTGGTGTTTTTTCTTGCCATGCAGGTGTTATACCTGATTTTTATCATCACCCATCAGATTGACTTCAGCAAGTCAAACCAGCTTATGATATGGGCTGCAATATTATTCATGATATTGGCATTCATTATCTATGCAAAACTATTTAAACACCTACGTAAAATGAAAATCCCTTTACTGGTGTATACGTTAGTGATTATCGCCGTGGCTTATTTTTGCTTTCTCAATTTTGCAGCAACAATGAATGTAGTTTTTGCACTACAATTTGCCGGAGCTGTATTTTTTATAATTTCCGACACAATTCTTGCTTTCGACAGCTTCAAAAAACCTCTGCACTTTGCTAATGTATGGATAATGTCTACCTACATCACAGCACAACTTTTACTTTTTATAGGATTTATGAATTCATAG
- a CDS encoding gliding motility-associated C-terminal domain-containing protein, protein MAQFVVINEICTSPAPGIYGSTINANSLYNIMVDEQPPYNREWIELYNDHPCNSADISCYTLAGNMLQQTTTGTTPNWGAFTFPAGTVIPPLGFIIVGGNNSQVPLLDFNLNYYRQNSFGVQYLDGDPTRWFLRDEYGWLALYAPDGSVIDAVYWDAYGNPSNINFQPEYQQNVVTQTSCSGTQSLAAARNIPDIEFLGACQSGTNVSFQRTYDGSDEWASGPQIPTPHVCNSNCTGPPILTFSVQNTGCQGNDGSITIYIQDGHTGPYTINWLQPAGLHSPTIEGLAPGTYIVQVVDAYDCFIVYDTITVTGTSNPEVFIDSVLNEMCSYSNGAIYIHAIAGSPPYSYLWTPSNQNSQNLTGVHAGNYSVLVTDINGCTATAQAEITNTPPPIVFFEYIYPDTCHKQTGAASVVVLGGFPPYQYHWSVSDSIYGTAVSCLNEGNYSLTVTDSLCQVLVPFNIPLIPGPEADFKTYPPVTTIDNPSFRFEDWSFGVINDWHWNFGDGTGSDGKDAFHTYADTGKYKVVLQISNKEGCKDTISKMIIVLDKITLFIPNSFTPNGDGINDYFFALGQNIMDYEFYLYNRWGELIFHSEDIYQQWDGKYKGKIVEESVYNWVVFYTEDRAGIIRTPKAMKGSLTIIK, encoded by the coding sequence ATGGCACAGTTTGTTGTCATCAACGAGATATGTACCAGCCCTGCACCCGGTATTTATGGCTCTACAATAAATGCTAATTCTTTGTATAATATCATGGTTGATGAGCAGCCGCCTTATAACCGAGAATGGATTGAATTATATAATGATCACCCTTGCAATAGTGCCGATATCAGTTGTTACACACTTGCAGGGAATATGCTTCAGCAAACAACCACCGGTACTACTCCGAATTGGGGAGCTTTCACATTTCCGGCTGGCACTGTGATTCCTCCTTTAGGTTTCATTATTGTGGGAGGCAATAATTCGCAGGTGCCCTTACTGGATTTCAACCTGAACTATTACCGGCAGAATTCTTTCGGTGTTCAATATCTTGATGGTGACCCAACCAGATGGTTTCTGCGCGATGAATATGGTTGGTTGGCATTGTATGCTCCTGACGGCAGCGTTATCGATGCGGTTTACTGGGATGCTTATGGCAACCCGTCAAATATTAATTTCCAACCGGAGTATCAGCAAAATGTGGTTACTCAAACTTCATGTAGCGGAACACAATCACTTGCAGCAGCACGAAACATTCCTGACATTGAATTTCTTGGAGCATGCCAGTCAGGTACGAATGTTTCGTTTCAGCGTACCTATGATGGCTCAGATGAATGGGCTTCTGGCCCGCAGATACCAACACCTCACGTATGTAACAGCAATTGCACAGGACCGCCAATACTTACCTTTAGCGTTCAAAATACCGGTTGCCAGGGAAATGACGGAAGTATCACTATTTATATACAGGACGGGCATACAGGGCCATACACCATCAATTGGTTACAGCCGGCAGGGTTGCATTCGCCAACTATTGAAGGACTGGCTCCCGGTACGTACATAGTTCAGGTTGTAGATGCTTACGATTGTTTTATTGTTTACGATACAATAACTGTGACAGGTACTTCAAACCCGGAAGTATTTATTGACAGTGTGCTTAATGAAATGTGCAGTTATTCCAATGGCGCTATATACATTCATGCCATAGCAGGCAGCCCTCCTTATTCTTATTTGTGGACTCCGTCTAATCAAAACAGCCAAAACCTTACAGGTGTACATGCCGGAAATTATTCAGTATTGGTAACAGATATTAACGGATGCACAGCCACAGCGCAGGCAGAAATAACAAATACTCCGCCGCCTATTGTTTTTTTTGAATATATTTATCCCGATACCTGTCATAAACAAACAGGAGCTGCATCTGTAGTGGTATTAGGTGGTTTTCCTCCTTACCAATATCATTGGAGTGTTTCCGATTCTATTTATGGAACTGCTGTGTCTTGCCTGAACGAAGGAAATTATTCCTTGACAGTTACCGACAGCCTTTGCCAAGTGTTAGTTCCTTTCAATATTCCTCTTATTCCCGGGCCGGAAGCCGATTTTAAAACCTATCCCCCGGTAACAACCATTGATAATCCTTCCTTTCGTTTTGAGGATTGGTCTTTTGGAGTGATAAATGACTGGCACTGGAATTTTGGGGATGGCACCGGCAGTGATGGTAAAGATGCATTTCATACTTATGCTGATACAGGGAAATACAAAGTTGTTTTGCAAATATCTAACAAGGAGGGTTGCAAGGATACCATAAGTAAGATGATAATTGTTTTAGACAAAATAACTTTATTTATACCGAACTCTTTTACACCCAATGGTGACGGAATTAATGATTACTTTTTTGCACTTGGCCAGAATATAATGGATTATGAATTTTATTTGTATAATCGCTGGGGGGAATTAATATTTCATTCAGAAGATATTTATCAGCAATGGGATGGTAAATATAAAGGCAAGATAGTAGAAGAAAGTGTGTACAATTGGGTGGTTTTTTATACAGAAGACAGGGCGGGCATAATCAGAACCCCGAAAGCCATGAAAGGTTCACTCACCATTATAAAGTAA
- a CDS encoding HAD family hydrolase → MIQALVFDWGDTIMRDFPEKPGPMYLWDKVEWVPGAEEALKSLYKKYIMIIATNAGASNTQDMIKALQRLGADKYFNYFFSSKDLGYSKPDVRFFKSISKKTGIAPEKCIMIGNVYEKDIIGAKKSGMKTVFFNELIIKRDFPKADKIINNLNELVYSIDYFC, encoded by the coding sequence ATGATACAAGCATTAGTTTTCGATTGGGGAGATACCATCATGCGCGACTTCCCTGAGAAGCCCGGCCCCATGTATTTATGGGATAAGGTGGAATGGGTACCCGGAGCAGAAGAAGCACTAAAATCTCTTTACAAAAAATACATTATGATTATTGCCACCAATGCCGGAGCATCCAATACTCAGGATATGATAAAAGCTTTGCAAAGGCTGGGGGCCGATAAATATTTTAATTATTTTTTTTCATCAAAAGATTTAGGTTATAGCAAACCTGATGTGCGTTTTTTCAAATCGATTTCTAAAAAAACAGGAATTGCTCCGGAAAAGTGTATTATGATTGGCAATGTTTATGAAAAAGATATTATCGGAGCTAAAAAATCAGGTATGAAGACTGTTTTTTTTAATGAACTTATAATTAAAAGAGATTTTCCAAAGGCAGACAAGATTATTAATAATTTGAATGAACTAGTTTATTCTATAGATTACTTCTGCTAA